The Streptomyces phaeolivaceus genome has a window encoding:
- a CDS encoding terpene synthase family protein, whose amino-acid sequence MGLLPVAADPDEWAAIGLADCTAWCYPGAAEDELFLAYHLYAWMFALDLLFPRTFKAERDLAGARALVDRLSLFMPVDGISYAIPKHPIERSLADLWTRMTPTRSRDWKRNMRNAVLEYADGQCWELECMCGGRVPDPAEYLVRRRGSFGGYVGLSLAEHVAAAEVPARVRLSRPFRALMDAWTDLQTLYNDVRSYRREVEHEDETCNFVLVYARFLDTSVDEAATLITRLRAARQTEYEDLENVQLPALCERLQLNGSDREQLAAVLDVMRCHLAAVDVWTTIAERYRAPAPGDVPTPRP is encoded by the coding sequence GGCAGAGGATGAGCTGTTCTTGGCGTACCACCTCTACGCATGGATGTTCGCCCTCGACCTGCTGTTTCCACGGACGTTCAAGGCCGAACGCGACCTCGCGGGAGCGCGGGCCCTGGTGGACCGGCTCTCGCTGTTCATGCCGGTGGACGGAATCTCCTACGCGATACCGAAGCACCCCATTGAGCGTTCCCTCGCCGATTTATGGACACGGATGACGCCGACCCGGTCGAGGGACTGGAAACGCAATATGCGAAATGCCGTGCTGGAATATGCCGATGGACAGTGCTGGGAGCTGGAATGCATGTGCGGTGGGCGCGTTCCTGATCCGGCCGAGTATCTCGTCCGCCGCCGCGGCTCATTCGGTGGCTATGTCGGGCTCTCCCTCGCCGAGCACGTGGCCGCCGCGGAGGTGCCGGCGCGCGTGCGTCTGTCCCGTCCGTTCCGCGCGCTGATGGACGCCTGGACCGACCTGCAGACGCTCTACAACGACGTCCGCTCCTACCGCCGGGAGGTCGAGCACGAGGACGAGACGTGCAACTTCGTCCTCGTGTACGCGAGGTTCCTGGACACCTCCGTCGACGAGGCGGCGACCCTGATCACCCGGCTGCGCGCGGCCAGGCAGACGGAGTACGAAGACCTCGAGAACGTCCAGCTCCCGGCACTGTGCGAACGGTTGCAGCTCAACGGCAGCGATCGTGAGCAGCTGGCGGCGGTCCTGGACGTGATGCGTTGCCACCTCGCCGCCGTGGACGTGTGGACGACGATCGCCGAGCGGTACCGGGCGCCCGCCCCAGGAGACGTACCGACGCCCAGGCCGTGA
- a CDS encoding RluA family pseudouridine synthase → MRRRTPPPPSPLPQRDGVDPVRVRLPAGGAWATVRDHLVARLSAGPGVIDAMLDEGRIVDGGGRPVPRDMEYVPGMFVWFHREPPDEERVPFAIDVVYRDEHMVVADKPHFLATTPRGSHVVETALARLRRQLEIPALGAAHRLDRLTAGLLLFIVRPEERGAYQSLFRDRRVVKEYEAVAPYDPALDLPRTVRSRIVKERGVQAAREVEGEPNAVSRVELLEHRDGLARYRLVPSTGQTHQLRVHMSALGVPILGDPLYPVVAAPAAAGDFRRPLQLLARALEFTDPVTGREHRFVSPRVLRAWPSYEEWAG, encoded by the coding sequence GTGAGACGTCGCACTCCGCCCCCGCCCTCTCCGCTGCCGCAGCGCGACGGGGTGGATCCGGTGCGGGTGCGGTTGCCGGCCGGGGGCGCGTGGGCGACCGTGCGGGATCATCTCGTGGCACGGCTCTCGGCCGGGCCCGGAGTGATCGACGCCATGCTCGACGAGGGACGGATCGTGGACGGCGGCGGGCGCCCGGTGCCGCGGGACATGGAGTACGTGCCGGGGATGTTCGTGTGGTTCCACCGGGAACCGCCGGACGAGGAGCGCGTGCCCTTCGCGATCGACGTCGTGTACCGGGACGAGCACATGGTGGTGGCCGACAAGCCGCATTTCCTGGCCACCACCCCGCGCGGCAGCCATGTCGTCGAGACGGCCCTGGCGCGGCTGCGACGGCAGCTGGAGATCCCGGCACTGGGCGCGGCCCACCGGCTGGACCGGCTGACGGCGGGGCTGCTGCTGTTCATCGTGCGACCGGAGGAGCGCGGCGCCTACCAGTCGCTGTTCCGTGACAGACGGGTGGTGAAGGAGTACGAGGCGGTGGCCCCGTACGACCCGGCGCTGGACCTGCCGCGCACGGTGCGCAGCCGGATCGTCAAGGAGCGTGGGGTGCAGGCGGCCCGCGAGGTGGAGGGCGAGCCCAACGCCGTCAGCCGGGTGGAGCTGCTGGAGCACCGTGACGGGCTCGCCCGGTACCGGCTGGTGCCGAGTACCGGGCAGACGCACCAACTGCGGGTGCACATGAGCGCTCTGGGGGTGCCGATTCTCGGCGATCCCCTCTATCCGGTGGTGGCCGCGCCCGCGGCGGCCGGGGACTTCCGGCGTCCGCTCCAACTGCTGGCGCGGGCGCTGGAGTTCACCGATCCGGTCACGGGACGCGAGCACCGGTTCGTCAGCCCGCGTGTGCTGCGGGCCTGGCCGTCGTACGAGGAGTGGGCGGGATGA
- a CDS encoding cytochrome P450 → MTPESHSPTGTDGPTLAPPPGCPAHGTGPGGLRRLYGPEAEDLGAVYEKLRAEHGPVAPALLHDDVPIWVVLGHGENMHMVSTPSQFCKDSRLWTPMLDGAVKPDHPLMPYFAWQPICAHAEGDEHLRLRGAVTGAMSTIDHRGIRRHINRATQHLVNQFCEEGRADLVGQFAEHLPMAVLCEILGMPEEYGDRLVQATRDCLKGSDTALASHAYVMEVLSRLAVRRRARPEEDFTSHLVTHPAGLTDDEVREHLRVVLLAAYETTANLLANVLRMVLTEPGFRAQLKGGQMTVPEAVEQSLWDEPPFSTVFAYFAKQETELGGQRIRKGDGLLLGMAPGNVDPRVRPDLKANMQGNRSHLAFGGGPHECPGQDIGRAIADVGVDALLMRVPDIRLACAEHELRWRSSIGNRHLVELPVTFTPKSQQDIMERPSVNPVRRQHPNDWEISPERARPTVPAPAAPADEPASAPTPSSGPEPARPSGVLRRLLRWWRGE, encoded by the coding sequence GTGACGCCTGAATCACACTCCCCGACCGGCACGGACGGCCCCACCCTCGCCCCGCCCCCCGGCTGCCCCGCCCACGGCACGGGCCCCGGCGGCCTCCGCCGCCTCTACGGCCCCGAGGCGGAGGACCTGGGAGCCGTCTACGAGAAACTCCGCGCGGAACACGGCCCGGTGGCCCCCGCCCTCCTCCATGACGACGTGCCGATCTGGGTGGTGCTCGGGCATGGGGAGAACATGCACATGGTGAGTACGCCGTCGCAGTTCTGCAAGGACAGCCGGCTGTGGACTCCCATGCTGGACGGCGCGGTCAAGCCCGATCACCCGCTGATGCCGTACTTCGCCTGGCAGCCCATCTGCGCCCACGCCGAGGGCGACGAGCACCTGCGGTTGCGCGGCGCGGTCACCGGCGCCATGTCGACCATCGACCACCGGGGCATCCGCCGTCACATCAACCGGGCGACCCAGCACCTCGTCAACCAGTTCTGCGAGGAGGGCAGGGCCGACCTGGTCGGCCAGTTCGCCGAGCATCTGCCCATGGCGGTCCTGTGCGAGATCCTCGGCATGCCCGAGGAGTACGGCGACCGGCTCGTGCAGGCCACCCGCGACTGTCTCAAGGGCAGCGACACCGCGCTCGCCAGCCACGCCTATGTCATGGAGGTCCTCAGTCGCCTCGCCGTCCGCCGCCGGGCCCGGCCCGAGGAGGACTTCACCAGCCACCTCGTCACCCATCCGGCCGGGCTCACCGACGACGAGGTCAGGGAACACCTGCGTGTGGTGCTCCTCGCCGCCTACGAGACCACGGCCAACCTCCTCGCCAACGTGCTGCGCATGGTGCTCACCGAACCGGGCTTCCGGGCCCAGCTGAAGGGCGGCCAGATGACCGTGCCCGAGGCGGTCGAGCAGTCCCTGTGGGACGAGCCGCCGTTCAGCACCGTGTTCGCCTACTTCGCCAAGCAGGAGACCGAACTGGGCGGCCAGCGCATCCGCAAGGGCGACGGACTCCTCCTCGGCATGGCACCGGGCAACGTCGATCCGCGCGTCCGCCCCGACCTCAAGGCCAACATGCAGGGCAACCGCTCGCACCTCGCCTTCGGCGGCGGCCCTCATGAATGCCCGGGTCAGGACATCGGCCGTGCCATCGCCGACGTCGGTGTCGACGCGCTGCTGATGCGCGTTCCGGACATCCGGCTCGCCTGCGCGGAGCACGAGCTGCGCTGGCGGTCGTCCATCGGCAACCGGCACCTGGTGGAACTGCCGGTGACGTTCACACCGAAGTCCCAGCAGGACATCATGGAACGGCCGTCCGTCAACCCGGTGCGCCGACAGCACCCGAACGACTGGGAGATCAGCCCCGAGCGGGCGCGGCCCACGGTACCGGCCCCCGCCGCGCCGGCCGACGAGCCCGCTTCCGCGCCCACTCCGTCGTCCGGGCCCGAACCCGCCCGTCCGTCGGGCGTGTTGCGCCGCCTCCTGCGCTGGTGGCGAGGCGAGTGA
- a CDS encoding GTP-binding protein produces MDFKSSDTITGPRTEDHLPHTAQAAAKIVIVGGFGVGKTTMVGSVSEIRPLTTEETMTQAGIGVDDNFGSKSKTATTVAMDFGRISITDELVLYLFGTPGQERFWFLWNGLFEGALGAVVLVDTRRLEVSFDVMGRLEERGVPFVVAVNDFPDAPRYAIDELRQALDLAAEIPIVRCDARRRASSRDVLMTLMTFLHSLAMSGAAASGAAASGAATA; encoded by the coding sequence ATGGACTTCAAAAGCTCTGACACCATCACGGGTCCACGGACCGAGGACCACCTGCCGCACACCGCGCAGGCCGCGGCGAAGATCGTGATCGTGGGCGGTTTCGGCGTCGGCAAGACGACCATGGTGGGGTCCGTCAGCGAGATCAGGCCGCTGACGACCGAGGAGACGATGACGCAGGCCGGTATCGGGGTCGACGACAACTTCGGCTCCAAGTCCAAGACCGCCACCACCGTGGCCATGGACTTCGGCCGGATCAGCATCACGGACGAACTGGTGCTCTACCTCTTCGGCACCCCCGGGCAGGAGCGCTTCTGGTTCCTGTGGAACGGCCTGTTCGAGGGCGCCCTCGGCGCGGTCGTGCTCGTCGACACGCGCCGGCTGGAGGTCAGCTTCGATGTCATGGGGCGCCTGGAGGAGCGCGGGGTGCCCTTCGTCGTCGCGGTCAACGACTTCCCGGACGCGCCCCGTTACGCCATCGACGAGCTGCGGCAGGCCCTCGACCTGGCCGCGGAGATCCCGATCGTCCGCTGCGACGCACGCCGCCGGGCGTCCAGCCGGGACGTCCTGATGACCCTCATGACCTTCCTGCACTCCCTGGCGATGTCGGGGGCGGCGGCATCCGGCGCGGCGGCATCCGGGGCGGCGACGGCCTGA
- a CDS encoding DUF742 domain-containing protein codes for MTPPQRRRRHPKREPSPPPPTPPSLPQAEDDAPTGESNGRAPERLYIITGEDGERAPIDLVTLIVARAEPPPSAAPEQSALLRICQAPLSVAEISAYLNLPISVVTVLLTELLTAELVQARAPVVRQARADRSLLEAVMHGLQKL; via the coding sequence ATGACGCCTCCGCAACGCCGGCGGCGTCACCCCAAGCGCGAGCCGTCGCCGCCTCCGCCGACCCCGCCCTCGCTCCCGCAGGCCGAGGACGACGCCCCCACCGGCGAATCGAACGGGCGTGCCCCCGAGCGGCTCTACATCATCACCGGTGAGGACGGAGAGCGCGCCCCGATCGACCTCGTCACGTTAATCGTGGCGCGCGCCGAACCACCGCCGTCCGCCGCTCCGGAGCAGTCGGCGCTGCTCCGGATCTGCCAGGCCCCCCTGTCCGTGGCCGAGATCTCGGCCTATCTCAACCTGCCGATCAGCGTGGTGACCGTCCTGCTCACCGAGCTGCTGACGGCCGAACTGGTACAGGCGCGCGCACCGGTCGTCCGGCAGGCGCGGGCAGACCGTTCCCTCCTCGAAGCGGTGATGCATGGACTTCAAAAGCTCTGA
- a CDS encoding roadblock/LC7 domain-containing protein, with translation MTQPRANFDWLLKDLADGVPGIQQIVVLSADGLRIARYGGDPDAADRVAAACAGLQSLAGAVADEIPHSDGRMRMVIIEINGGNFYLMAAGSNAYLAVLANGVAEPGLMSNRMRDLVDRIGSHLTSPPRRNGQTV, from the coding sequence GTGACCCAGCCACGAGCCAACTTCGACTGGCTGCTGAAGGATCTGGCCGACGGCGTACCCGGCATCCAGCAGATCGTGGTGCTCTCCGCCGACGGCCTGCGGATCGCCCGCTACGGCGGTGACCCGGACGCCGCCGACCGGGTCGCCGCGGCCTGCGCGGGACTGCAGAGTCTCGCGGGCGCCGTGGCCGACGAGATCCCGCACAGCGACGGCCGGATGCGGATGGTCATCATCGAGATCAACGGCGGCAACTTCTATCTGATGGCCGCCGGTTCGAACGCCTATCTCGCGGTGCTCGCCAACGGGGTCGCCGAACCCGGTCTGATGAGCAACCGCATGCGCGACCTCGTCGACCGGATCGGCTCCCACCTCACCAGTCCGCCGCGGCGGAACGGGCAGACCGTATGA